In Candidatus Pelagibacter ubique HIMB140, a single window of DNA contains:
- a CDS encoding chromosome segregation SMC family protein — protein MEFKKIQLNGFKSFAEKTNFLIEEGLTGIVGPNGCGKSNIVESLRWVMGETSAKSMRGSGMEDVIFSGTSNKASKNIAEVSIEVENKEKEGPIQYRELENIQVRRKIEKDKGSKFYINDKEVRARDAQMFFADLSTGAHSPSMISQGRIGALVTAKPTDRRAILEEAAGISGLHVRRHEAELRLGAAENNLKRADELRRQQEKQLANLQKQAEEATKYKLISEEIKKIEAGLYYLRLLDIDKEIRIENEINTEAGGEVESFNNQISELENLIKTSTDKVAPLREKNIENLSRIQRLNLELQNLDEENTRIQDEIETIKKSIKTLDEDITRENGIIIDANSNEKRLKEEKSDLIEVDSKYFETEKLSNEDLENAKNELEREQKEVDEVVNNLADDTIKISIGPIKNVKNSITRAKELIDNNEINQAVTLLDRCNMELDNFINDLKNEKSRTELLSVNEKSQNIKILQEKYADAYSKNQSIKNESVKRNERIKTIETEIESWKNLLSNSEKMVNELTERKNKLSKQLNDLENQPRVQAERKGQISENLRISDEEKIENEKIIEETDKKIETLRAQLNEIQEQSIQIRERKASSGATIEGLQKRKNDLLDRVNTELNLTEENILENSNLFGVEELPNHVDQEDALDKKKQQRDQLGSVNLKADEETSKYEEEIKKMEQDRSDLVTAIVKLKDSIDELNQKGRERLVEAFEKVNRKFNEVYTKLFNGGNAKLELVDSDDPLEAGLEMLVSPPGKRLQSITLLSGGEQALTALSLIFAVFLTNPSPICVLDEVDAPLDDANVTRFCSLLEELIKITNTKFIIVTHHALTMSKMNRLYGVTMPQKGISQLVAVDLQKAESMVA, from the coding sequence ATGGAGTTTAAAAAAATCCAATTAAATGGATTTAAATCATTTGCTGAAAAAACAAATTTCTTGATAGAAGAAGGTCTTACTGGAATTGTTGGTCCTAACGGCTGTGGAAAATCAAACATAGTAGAATCTTTAAGATGGGTAATGGGAGAGACCTCTGCAAAAAGTATGAGAGGTTCAGGAATGGAAGATGTAATTTTTTCAGGTACATCTAATAAAGCATCAAAAAATATTGCAGAAGTTTCCATAGAAGTAGAGAACAAAGAAAAAGAAGGTCCCATTCAATATCGTGAATTAGAAAACATTCAAGTTAGACGAAAAATTGAAAAAGATAAGGGTTCTAAATTTTATATTAATGACAAAGAGGTAAGAGCAAGAGATGCTCAAATGTTTTTTGCAGATCTTTCAACGGGCGCACATTCCCCTTCTATGATTAGTCAAGGAAGAATTGGAGCTTTAGTGACAGCAAAACCTACTGACAGAAGAGCAATACTTGAGGAGGCAGCTGGAATTTCTGGTTTACATGTAAGAAGACATGAAGCTGAACTTAGACTTGGCGCGGCTGAAAATAATTTAAAAAGAGCCGATGAATTACGAAGGCAACAAGAAAAACAATTGGCAAATCTTCAAAAACAAGCGGAAGAAGCTACAAAATACAAATTAATTTCAGAGGAAATAAAAAAAATAGAGGCTGGTCTATATTATCTAAGATTGTTGGATATCGATAAGGAAATAAGAATAGAAAATGAAATTAATACAGAGGCAGGAGGAGAAGTTGAAAGTTTCAACAATCAGATATCTGAACTTGAAAACTTAATAAAAACTTCAACTGATAAAGTTGCTCCACTTAGAGAAAAAAATATTGAGAATTTATCAAGAATACAGAGACTTAATTTGGAACTACAGAACCTAGATGAGGAAAATACTAGAATTCAAGATGAAATTGAAACAATAAAGAAATCAATAAAGACTTTAGACGAAGACATAACTAGAGAAAATGGAATTATTATTGATGCTAACTCTAATGAAAAAAGATTAAAAGAAGAAAAGTCAGATTTAATTGAAGTAGATTCAAAATATTTTGAAACAGAAAAGTTATCAAACGAAGATCTAGAAAATGCAAAAAATGAACTTGAGAGAGAGCAAAAAGAAGTTGACGAAGTAGTTAATAATTTAGCTGACGATACAATTAAAATAAGCATTGGTCCTATAAAGAATGTAAAAAATTCAATTACTAGAGCAAAAGAATTAATTGATAATAATGAGATAAATCAAGCAGTTACATTACTCGATAGATGTAATATGGAATTAGACAATTTTATTAATGATTTAAAAAATGAAAAATCAAGAACAGAACTATTAAGTGTAAATGAGAAATCTCAAAATATAAAAATACTTCAAGAAAAATATGCTGATGCATACAGTAAAAATCAGTCGATAAAGAATGAATCAGTAAAAAGAAATGAAAGAATAAAAACAATAGAGACAGAGATAGAAAGCTGGAAAAATCTTTTATCCAATTCAGAAAAAATGGTAAATGAATTAACTGAAAGAAAAAATAAATTATCTAAACAATTAAATGATTTAGAAAATCAGCCAAGAGTACAAGCAGAAAGAAAAGGTCAAATTTCAGAAAATTTAAGAATTTCTGATGAAGAAAAAATAGAGAACGAAAAAATTATAGAAGAAACTGATAAAAAAATTGAAACTTTAAGAGCTCAACTAAATGAGATACAAGAGCAATCAATTCAAATTAGAGAGCGAAAAGCTAGCTCAGGTGCAACCATAGAAGGTTTACAAAAAAGAAAAAATGATTTGCTTGATAGGGTTAATACAGAATTAAATTTAACAGAAGAAAATATTTTAGAAAATTCAAATTTATTTGGAGTTGAAGAACTTCCAAATCATGTTGATCAAGAAGATGCATTAGATAAAAAAAAACAACAAAGAGATCAATTAGGTTCTGTAAATTTAAAAGCAGATGAGGAAACTAGTAAGTATGAAGAAGAAATAAAAAAAATGGAACAAGATCGTAGTGACCTAGTTACCGCAATTGTTAAACTTAAAGATAGTATTGATGAGCTAAATCAAAAAGGAAGGGAAAGACTTGTTGAGGCATTTGAAAAAGTTAACAGAAAATTTAATGAGGTTTATACAAAACTTTTTAATGGAGGAAATGCCAAGCTTGAATTAGTAGACTCTGATGATCCATTAGAAGCTGGTTTAGAAATGTTAGTCAGTCCACCAGGAAAAAGGCTTCAATCTATAACTTTATTATCTGGTGGTGAACAAGCACTTACTGCCCTATCTTTGATATTTGCAGTATTTTTAACTAACCCTTCTCCAATTTGTGTTTTAGATGAGGTGGATGCTCCTCTTGATGATGCTAACGTTACAAGATTTTGTAGCTTGCTAGAGGAATTAATTAAAATTACTAACACTAAATTTATAATTGTTACTCACCACGCCTTAACAATGTCTAAAATGAACAGGCTATATGGGGTAACTATGCCTCAAAAAGGGATAAGCCAACTGGTAGCCGTAGACCTTCAAAAAGCAGAAAGTATGGTTGCTTAA